Proteins co-encoded in one Polyangiaceae bacterium genomic window:
- the rplQ gene encoding 50S ribosomal protein L17, which translates to MRHRKAGRQFGRNTSHRRAMLRALTANLIAHERIETTDAKAKELRRVAERVITRAKRLGKIAYTPAAELSQADQARRQAAQQQVGRFLRRFGTVQDGVEARKVDLLEKVFVDLAKRFADRPGGYTRIVKVGHRRGDNAPMSIIEFVTGDAPAATNAATTDAAE; encoded by the coding sequence ATGCGACACCGAAAAGCCGGTCGCCAGTTCGGCCGTAACACCTCCCACCGCCGCGCCATGCTGCGGGCATTGACCGCCAACCTGATCGCCCACGAGCGCATCGAAACCACCGACGCCAAGGCGAAGGAGCTTCGTCGCGTGGCCGAGCGAGTGATCACCCGCGCCAAGCGCTTGGGCAAGATCGCCTACACCCCCGCCGCGGAGCTCAGCCAGGCGGACCAGGCTCGGCGCCAGGCCGCCCAGCAGCAGGTTGGTCGCTTCCTGCGTCGCTTCGGCACCGTTCAAGACGGCGTTGAGGCCCGCAAGGTCGACCTCTTGGAGAAGGTGTTCGTCGATCTGGCGAAGCGCTTCGCGGATCGTCCAGGCGGCTACACCCGCATCGTCAAGGTGGGACACCGCCGCGGCGACAACGCACCGATGAGCATCATCGAGTTCGTGACTGGGGACGCGCCCGCAGCGACCAACGCTGCGACGACCGACGCCGCAGAGTGA
- a CDS encoding DNA-directed RNA polymerase subunit alpha, with protein MVTPMMARNWRELIRPKAIQIDPESSTDYYGKFTCEPLERGFGITVGNSLRRVLISSLQGAAITAVRIEGALHEFTSINDVVEDVTDIVLNLKEVVFKAEAPKQYTLRLEKEGPGPVVAGDIQLVDGLRILNPDHPIATLDKKGPLAMELTVNVGRGYVSAERNKTPTMPIGTIPIDSLFAPVRKVNYTIQNARVGQQTDYDKLILEVWTNGAVKPTDAVAFAAKILKEQLSIWINFEETEETQYTQPAQDEEPLNENLFRSVDELELSVRSANCLQNANITLIGELVQRTEQDMLKTKNFGRKSLKEIKEILATMNLSLGMKFDNWPQMLERWKMQQAQG; from the coding sequence ATGGTAACTCCCATGATGGCGCGCAACTGGCGCGAGCTGATTCGTCCGAAGGCGATCCAAATCGATCCCGAGAGCAGCACGGACTACTACGGCAAGTTCACCTGCGAGCCTCTCGAGCGTGGCTTTGGCATCACCGTCGGCAACTCCCTTCGCCGCGTGCTGATCTCCTCGCTGCAAGGCGCTGCGATCACCGCCGTGCGCATCGAGGGTGCCCTGCACGAGTTCACGTCGATCAACGACGTGGTGGAAGATGTCACGGACATCGTCCTCAACCTCAAAGAGGTCGTGTTCAAGGCCGAGGCTCCCAAGCAGTACACGCTGCGCCTCGAGAAGGAAGGCCCTGGCCCCGTCGTCGCTGGTGACATCCAGCTGGTGGACGGCCTGCGCATCCTGAATCCCGATCATCCCATCGCGACCCTCGACAAGAAGGGCCCGTTGGCGATGGAGCTGACGGTCAACGTCGGTCGTGGCTACGTCTCAGCGGAGCGTAACAAGACCCCCACGATGCCCATCGGAACCATTCCGATCGACTCGCTGTTCGCGCCGGTCCGCAAGGTGAACTACACCATCCAGAACGCGCGCGTCGGGCAGCAGACGGACTACGACAAGCTGATCCTCGAGGTGTGGACCAACGGTGCGGTGAAGCCTACCGACGCCGTTGCCTTCGCCGCAAAGATCCTCAAGGAACAGCTCTCGATCTGGATCAACTTCGAAGAGACGGAGGAGACCCAGTACACCCAGCCCGCCCAGGACGAAGAGCCTCTCAACGAGAACCTCTTCCGCTCCGTCGACGAGCTGGAGCTCTCCGTGCGTTCCGCGAACTGCCTGCAGAACGCCAACATCACTCTGATTGGTGAGCTGGTTCAGCGCACCGAGCAGGACATGCTCAAGACGAAGAACTTCGGTCGCAAGTCTCTGAAGGAGATCAAGGAGATCCTCGCGACGATGAATCTGAGCCTCGGCATGAAGTTCGACAACTGGCCTCAGATGCTCGAGCGCTGGAAGATGCAGCAGGCTCAGGGCTGA